The following coding sequences are from one Halobacteria archaeon AArc-dxtr1 window:
- a CDS encoding DUF373 family protein, which yields MLLVLCVDLDDDLGRKTGFATPVIGREPVEQAAVALATADPEDSDLNVIFQGLHVYDDLTDRDESVEVAVVTGNDGSDVGATREVGDEVDTVLASLQTGEDVTALVVTDGAQDESVIPVIRSRVPIDGVRRVVVRQAQGLESMYYTIKQVLDDPETRGTILIPIGILLLIYPLALIGALLELPGLVLGTTSTLLGLYLISRGLALGDRLDSAAESIRHSLYAGRMTLLAYAVAVALVVLAGVSGRNTLRATQEATADTLGAPIVLAALVYGSVQWIAAAAVTTSLGQITDEYIAGTLEWRYLNAPFYVVAIAVVLYAVSGFFIGEVGLTVLATALTAGTVLGIASTLTFAIAESRLPQPSRRVERA from the coding sequence ATGCTGCTGGTCCTCTGTGTCGATCTCGACGACGACCTCGGCCGCAAGACCGGCTTTGCGACGCCGGTCATCGGTCGGGAGCCGGTCGAGCAGGCCGCCGTCGCCCTCGCCACCGCGGATCCCGAGGATTCGGACCTGAACGTAATCTTCCAGGGATTGCACGTCTACGACGACCTCACGGATCGCGACGAGAGCGTCGAGGTCGCCGTCGTCACCGGAAACGACGGCAGCGACGTCGGCGCCACGCGGGAGGTCGGCGACGAAGTCGACACCGTCCTCGCGAGCCTCCAGACTGGCGAGGACGTCACCGCCCTCGTCGTCACCGATGGCGCCCAGGACGAGTCGGTGATTCCGGTTATCCGATCGCGGGTACCGATCGACGGCGTTCGTCGTGTCGTCGTCCGACAGGCTCAGGGCTTAGAGTCGATGTACTACACGATCAAGCAGGTTCTCGACGACCCCGAGACGCGGGGGACCATCCTGATTCCGATCGGTATCTTACTGCTGATCTACCCGCTTGCGCTGATCGGTGCCTTGCTCGAACTTCCCGGGCTGGTCCTCGGGACGACCTCGACGCTGCTCGGCCTCTATCTGATCTCGCGAGGACTCGCCCTCGGTGACCGACTCGACAGCGCCGCAGAGTCGATCCGTCACTCGCTGTACGCCGGTCGGATGACGCTGCTTGCGTACGCCGTCGCCGTCGCCCTCGTCGTGCTCGCGGGCGTCAGCGGCCGCAACACGCTTCGGGCGACTCAGGAGGCGACCGCGGACACGTTGGGTGCACCGATCGTTCTCGCCGCGCTCGTCTACGGCTCGGTCCAGTGGATCGCGGCCGCCGCGGTCACCACAAGTCTGGGCCAGATCACCGATGAGTACATCGCCGGCACGCTTGAGTGGCGCTACCTGAACGCGCCCTTTTACGTCGTCGCGATTGCGGTCGTCCTCTACGCCGTCAGTGGCTTCTTCATCGGCGAGGTTGGGCTGACCGTCCTCGCGACGGCGCTTACGGCCGGAACGGTCCTCGGCATCGCGAGTACGCTCACCTTCGCGATCGCCGAATCTCGGCTCCCCCAGCCCTCGCGGCGCGTCGAGCGGGCGTAA
- a CDS encoding polyprenyl synthetase family protein, giving the protein MELLERRRALIEERLVAVVDDVEPEQLSAELRHVALSGGKRVRPLVTLLACETVGGEAPDAVDFGVGIELVHAASLVIDDIIDRSDRRRGTQSAWAEFGHGPAIIASDGLLGEAFALFSADPRATQVVAEAMVELGVGEATELAAKPTDEAEYMTLARRKTGALFRAAAELGAIAADSDPFTVEALGDYAERVGVAFQIRDDVLDATASAEDLGKPAGHDAALERPSLVQVTDLTPAEANERAQAQADEAIAALETIEVTDPEAKAYLLELAEFVVERER; this is encoded by the coding sequence ATGGAACTTCTCGAGCGCCGACGGGCGCTGATCGAGGAGCGACTCGTCGCGGTCGTCGACGACGTCGAGCCCGAGCAACTCAGCGCCGAACTCCGCCACGTCGCCCTCTCGGGCGGGAAGCGAGTGCGACCGTTGGTGACGCTGCTGGCCTGCGAGACCGTCGGCGGTGAGGCCCCAGACGCCGTCGATTTCGGCGTCGGGATCGAACTCGTCCACGCCGCCTCGCTCGTGATCGACGACATCATCGATCGCTCCGATCGCCGCCGGGGAACCCAGAGCGCGTGGGCCGAGTTCGGCCACGGGCCGGCGATCATCGCCAGCGACGGCCTCCTGGGGGAGGCGTTCGCGCTCTTTTCGGCCGATCCGCGGGCCACACAGGTCGTCGCGGAGGCAATGGTCGAACTCGGCGTCGGCGAGGCGACCGAGCTCGCGGCGAAGCCGACAGACGAGGCCGAGTACATGACCTTAGCCCGGCGTAAAACCGGCGCGCTGTTTCGCGCTGCAGCGGAACTCGGCGCGATCGCCGCGGACTCGGATCCGTTCACCGTCGAAGCGCTTGGCGATTACGCCGAGCGGGTCGGCGTCGCCTTCCAGATCCGCGACGACGTCTTAGACGCGACGGCAAGCGCCGAAGATCTCGGGAAACCGGCAGGCCACGACGCGGCCTTAGAGCGCCCCTCACTGGTCCAGGTGACCGATCTGACGCCCGCGGAGGCAAACGAACGCGCCCAAGCACAGGCAGACGAGGCGATCGCCGCCTTAGAGACGATCGAGGTCACCGATCCGGAGGCGAAGGCGTATCTGCTCGAGTTAGCGGAGTTCGTCGTCGAGCGCGAGCGGTGA
- a CDS encoding DUF4870 domain-containing protein, with translation MATDSDTTHATASTTEPGPDLLTERTLSGIFVHLLGLATAFVLPAVVYLAASRDFTQKNARNALNWQACYFGAMVALLSTFGVAVLLDSLLPETTVTSLLLIAVLLAFVAGVALFSVALFLNLAFALVATGKAIFGSAWEYPIAPDLVGRLEASRIGWPTWRTYIAAYALGTPVVLGSVLATGVYGIFDTGWNVFLLAVLLTVLVTASCFVPVAVFRDASELAHRGAAQRPNWRLYVAVPIGVAVAAFFVADRYVGSVNPGGDAVYAFLVALWAVAVVYLDRRRRLVGAS, from the coding sequence ATGGCAACTGACTCCGACACCACGCACGCGACCGCATCGACGACCGAACCGGGACCGGACCTCCTCACGGAGCGCACGCTGTCGGGGATCTTCGTCCACCTCCTCGGGCTGGCGACGGCGTTCGTCCTTCCGGCGGTCGTCTATTTGGCCGCAAGCCGCGACTTTACTCAGAAAAATGCGCGCAACGCCCTCAACTGGCAGGCGTGCTATTTCGGCGCGATGGTCGCGCTCCTCTCGACGTTCGGCGTGGCGGTCCTGCTCGATTCGCTTCTCCCGGAGACGACCGTCACCTCTCTCCTGCTGATCGCGGTGTTGCTCGCGTTCGTCGCCGGAGTCGCCCTTTTCAGCGTCGCGCTCTTTCTCAACCTCGCGTTCGCACTCGTCGCGACTGGGAAGGCGATCTTTGGCAGCGCCTGGGAGTACCCGATCGCACCGGATCTGGTCGGCCGGCTGGAGGCGTCTCGGATCGGCTGGCCGACCTGGCGGACGTACATCGCAGCCTACGCCCTCGGTACGCCGGTCGTCCTGGGCTCCGTCCTCGCCACTGGCGTCTACGGGATTTTCGATACCGGCTGGAACGTGTTCTTGCTGGCTGTACTCCTGACCGTACTGGTGACTGCGTCGTGTTTCGTCCCCGTTGCGGTGTTTCGTGACGCGTCCGAACTCGCCCACCGCGGGGCCGCTCAGCGGCCAAACTGGCGACTGTACGTCGCCGTCCCGATCGGTGTTGCCGTCGCCGCCTTCTTCGTAGCTGATCGCTACGTCGGCTCTGTGAATCCGGGCGGGGACGCCGTCTACGCCTTCCTCGTCGCGCTCTGGGCGGTGGCCGTCGTCTATCTCGACCGCCGTCGGCGTCTCGTCGGCGCGTCCTGA
- a CDS encoding PAS domain S-box protein, protein MGPEKERPEPTMARAFRQAVESTGHAIYWTDTTGTIEYVNPAFESQTGYTAEEAIGNNANILQSGLHDDHFYERLWDTILAGETWEGEITNQRKTGQQYVVRQTISPIEDETGELVRFVAVNEEITDLRAYQRRLERERDRFAALLDAVPVSLVLVAFEGADPIVKHVNSRFEETFGFSESVVVGSSLDTLILDETDADQAREINGRLQRNDSVNREVTRRTADGEQRTFLLNASPMQGDDAEVLATYIDITDRKETEEKLRQKTAELEDFANVVSHDLRNPLNLAMGHVELLAADAATEHRPTDDVTTEHLETIRTAHERMQELIENILMLARQGKTIDDVEAVSLAACASRSWETIETAAATLSTETSQTVRADEHRLRQLFGNLIRNAIEHGGDDVTITVGSLEDGFFVEDDGPGIPPSERTGIFEPGHTTTETGTGLGLWIVRDIVDAHGWQIDVTDGADGGARFEITGVECLC, encoded by the coding sequence ATGGGTCCAGAGAAGGAGCGTCCGGAGCCGACGATGGCCCGGGCGTTTCGGCAAGCCGTCGAGAGTACTGGTCACGCCATCTACTGGACTGACACCACCGGGACGATCGAGTACGTCAACCCGGCGTTCGAGTCACAGACCGGTTACACCGCCGAGGAAGCGATCGGAAACAATGCGAACATCCTCCAGTCTGGTCTCCACGACGACCACTTTTACGAGCGCCTCTGGGATACGATCCTCGCCGGCGAGACGTGGGAGGGTGAGATCACCAATCAACGAAAGACCGGCCAACAGTACGTCGTCAGACAGACGATCTCTCCGATCGAAGACGAGACCGGGGAGCTCGTCCGCTTCGTCGCAGTCAACGAGGAGATCACCGATCTCCGGGCGTACCAACGCCGACTCGAGCGCGAGCGCGACCGTTTTGCCGCCTTGCTCGACGCTGTCCCCGTTTCGCTCGTGTTGGTCGCGTTTGAGGGTGCAGACCCGATCGTCAAACACGTCAACAGTCGATTCGAAGAGACGTTCGGCTTCTCCGAGTCGGTGGTCGTCGGTTCGTCGCTGGATACCTTAATTCTCGACGAGACTGACGCCGACCAGGCACGCGAGATAAACGGCCGCTTACAGCGAAACGACTCGGTGAACAGGGAGGTGACACGACGGACCGCCGACGGCGAGCAGCGGACGTTCCTCCTGAACGCCTCGCCGATGCAAGGCGACGACGCCGAAGTCTTGGCGACCTATATCGACATCACCGACCGGAAGGAGACCGAAGAGAAACTCAGGCAGAAAACGGCTGAACTCGAAGACTTTGCCAACGTCGTGAGTCACGACCTCCGCAATCCGTTGAACCTGGCAATGGGACACGTCGAGCTGCTGGCGGCGGATGCGGCTACCGAACACCGACCCACGGACGATGTGACGACCGAACACCTCGAGACGATCCGGACGGCACACGAGCGGATGCAGGAGCTGATAGAGAACATCCTCATGCTGGCCAGACAGGGGAAAACGATCGACGACGTGGAAGCGGTCTCACTTGCAGCCTGCGCCTCCCGAAGCTGGGAGACGATCGAGACGGCGGCGGCGACGCTCTCGACGGAGACCTCGCAAACGGTTCGCGCCGACGAACACCGACTGAGACAGCTGTTTGGGAACCTGATTCGAAACGCGATCGAACACGGCGGCGACGACGTGACGATAACGGTTGGATCGCTCGAGGATGGATTTTTCGTCGAAGACGACGGCCCGGGGATTCCGCCGAGTGAGCGCACCGGCATCTTCGAGCCGGGGCATACGACCACTGAAACTGGAACGGGACTCGGCCTCTGGATCGTTCGAGATATCGTCGACGCCCACGGCTGGCAGATCGACGTCACAGACGGAGCCGACGGCGGCGCGCGGTTCGAGATCACCGGCGTCGAGTGTCTCTGCTGA
- a CDS encoding radical SAM protein — translation MISKGCEQCAKGGKMVLFVYGYCDQRDCFYCPLGETRKNVTDVYANERLVESDEDVITEAKRMDALGTSITGGEPQEAMGRTCRYLSLLKEEFGEDHHTHLYTGITGGRENMRRLSEAGLDEIRFHPPLEQWGDLHGTEWEEILYIAREEGLTPAFEIPGIRPETEFLDFLDEGAAEFCNINEFEMSHGNYRRMQEAGYELKEDHMSAVDNDRDAILDVMGDHERVYFCTSVFKDAAQHRRRLKRMARQIRREFDDVTDDGTLVYGKTRAAPERFEALGVPKEFYTVKSNHVEVAWWLLEEMIEDGDVDDGEIVEQYPTYDGQVVERTPLA, via the coding sequence ATGATCTCGAAGGGCTGTGAGCAGTGTGCGAAAGGCGGCAAGATGGTGCTGTTCGTCTACGGCTACTGCGACCAGCGCGACTGCTTTTACTGCCCGCTCGGCGAGACTCGGAAGAACGTCACGGACGTCTACGCCAACGAGCGCCTCGTCGAATCGGACGAGGACGTCATCACGGAGGCAAAGCGAATGGACGCCCTGGGAACCTCCATTACGGGCGGCGAGCCCCAGGAGGCGATGGGCCGGACCTGTCGGTACCTCTCCTTGCTCAAAGAGGAGTTCGGTGAGGATCACCACACGCATCTCTACACCGGCATCACGGGTGGCCGCGAGAACATGCGCCGCCTTTCGGAAGCCGGCTTAGACGAGATTCGCTTCCACCCACCGCTCGAACAGTGGGGCGACCTCCACGGCACCGAGTGGGAGGAGATTCTCTACATCGCCCGCGAGGAAGGCCTCACGCCGGCGTTCGAGATTCCCGGTATCCGCCCCGAAACCGAGTTTCTCGACTTCTTAGACGAGGGCGCCGCCGAGTTCTGTAACATCAACGAGTTCGAGATGTCCCACGGGAACTACCGCCGGATGCAGGAGGCGGGATACGAACTCAAAGAAGACCACATGAGCGCGGTCGACAACGACCGCGACGCGATTCTCGACGTGATGGGAGATCACGAGCGCGTCTACTTCTGTACCTCTGTGTTCAAAGACGCCGCCCAGCACCGCCGCCGACTCAAGCGGATGGCCCGCCAGATCCGCCGGGAGTTCGACGACGTCACCGACGACGGGACGCTCGTCTACGGGAAGACCCGCGCGGCCCCCGAGCGCTTCGAAGCGCTCGGCGTCCCCAAGGAGTTCTACACCGTGAAGTCGAACCACGTCGAGGTCGCCTGGTGGCTCCTAGAGGAGATGATCGAGGATGGCGACGTCGACGACGGGGAAATCGTCGAGCAGTATCCGACTTACGACGGCCAAGTTGTCGAGCGGACGCCGTTGGCGTAG